One genomic segment of Odocoileus virginianus isolate 20LAN1187 ecotype Illinois chromosome 17, Ovbor_1.2, whole genome shotgun sequence includes these proteins:
- the CCDC43 gene encoding coiled-coil domain-containing protein 43 isoform X1, with amino-acid sequence MAAPSAVAAAASSERDGGGSGFESWLDGRLEALGVDRAVYGAYILGVLQEEEEEEKLDALQGILSAFLEEDSLLNICKEIVERWSETQNVVTKVKKEDEVQAIATLIEKQAQIVVKPRMVSEEEKQRKAALLAQYADVTDEEDEADEKDDSGATTMSIGSDKSLFRNTNVEDVLNARKLERDTLRDESQRKKEQDKLQRERDKLAKQERKEKEKKRTQRGERKR; translated from the exons ATGGCGGCGCCCAGcgcagttgctgctgctgcctccAGCGAGAGAGATGGAGGGGGCAGCGGCTTTGAATCGTGGCTAGATGGACGGTTGGAGGCGCTGGGAGTGGACCGAGCCGTTTATGGCGCCTACATCTTGGGTGtcctgcaggaggaggaggaagaagagaagctgGATGCTCTGCAGGGTATTCTCTCTGCTTTCCTG GAAGAAGATTCCCTCCTTAATATCTGCAAGGAGATTGTGGAACGATGGTCAGAAACTCAGAATGTTGTCACCAAAGTGAAAAAAGAAG ATGAGGTCCAGGCCATTGCCACCCTCATTGAGAAGCAGGCGCAGATCGTGGTGAAGCCCAGAATGGTGTCAGaagaggagaagcagaggaaagCTGCCCTTCTGGCCCAGTATGCTGATGTGACAGATGAAGAGGA CGAAGCGGATGAGAAGGATGACTCGGGCGCCACCACGATGAGCATTGGTTCTGACAAAT CTCTGTTCCGAAACACCAATGTGGAAGATGTCCTCAATGCCCGAAAACTGGAGCGAGACACGCTTCGGGATGAgtcccagaggaagaaggaaCAGGACAAGctgcagagggagagagacaaaCTAGCCAAGCAGGAAcgcaaggaaaaggaaaagaaaaggacacaAAGAGGGGAGCGAAAGCGATAA
- the CCDC43 gene encoding coiled-coil domain-containing protein 43 isoform X2, with the protein MAAPSAVAAAASSERDGGGSGFESWLDGRLEALGVDRAVYGAYILGVLQEEEEEEKLDALQGILSAFLEEDSLLNICKEIVERWSETQNVVTKVKKEDEVQAIATLIEKQAQIVVKPRMVSEEEKQRKAALLAQYADVTDEEDEADEKDDSGATTMSIGSDKCILLCVHLQVLLHRIFLWLCSETPMWKMSSMPENWSETRFGMSPRGRRNRTSCRGRETN; encoded by the exons ATGGCGGCGCCCAGcgcagttgctgctgctgcctccAGCGAGAGAGATGGAGGGGGCAGCGGCTTTGAATCGTGGCTAGATGGACGGTTGGAGGCGCTGGGAGTGGACCGAGCCGTTTATGGCGCCTACATCTTGGGTGtcctgcaggaggaggaggaagaagagaagctgGATGCTCTGCAGGGTATTCTCTCTGCTTTCCTG GAAGAAGATTCCCTCCTTAATATCTGCAAGGAGATTGTGGAACGATGGTCAGAAACTCAGAATGTTGTCACCAAAGTGAAAAAAGAAG ATGAGGTCCAGGCCATTGCCACCCTCATTGAGAAGCAGGCGCAGATCGTGGTGAAGCCCAGAATGGTGTCAGaagaggagaagcagaggaaagCTGCCCTTCTGGCCCAGTATGCTGATGTGACAGATGAAGAGGA CGAAGCGGATGAGAAGGATGACTCGGGCGCCACCACGATGAGCATTGGTTCTGACAAATGTATCCTTCTGTGTGTCCATCTCCAGGTGTTGCTCCATAGGATCTTCTTGTGG CTCTGTTCCGAAACACCAATGTGGAAGATGTCCTCAATGCCCGAAAACTGGAGCGAGACACGCTTCGGGATGAgtcccagaggaagaaggaaCAGGACAAGctgcagagggagagagacaaaCTAG
- the MEIOC gene encoding meiosis-specific coiled-coil domain-containing protein MEIOC isoform X1: protein MEPKVAFRGGANRCWNLSADASSRLTDVFNNVMLTGSPSFYDCYKSQNEDSVDLRQTCAPLSSSTEYASSVDSSLFYAPWSTYGDDIKQPSNSQINVKNRIQTERNDYGSETDLYGLVSNILEEQDKSQPYFAEGTCSSNLKSVWPMNTSRFADHHDLLTETKRPVDTAISQQAFYTGESVSAVEKQYLHNSNLIPQQKIDELYHGFTGLDLEEQWMYPSRSDHSNCYNIQTNDTAKTAFQEYPFIKNCFTPQTGLSDIMKESGVDTYSYGREKICAKGLEAPLQQKRAEIFLSQFNRYSENPDYCRYPEYAHPNKAKLSKCLNFSVQDSKKLASATPEAPTVEADTYTKLFQVKPTNQKKMEETIPDQQNFTFPKTTPHLTEKQFGKEAAFTADFGLKSEYGLKPHTTCPANNDFANVTEKQQFTKPDPPNSEYFKSVNLLANSATSSGGINLNRPTWMNVQTKNNTPILYRNQGNLMKLNSHLSAASKGSNQSSDFPQLSSTNLTPNSNLFQKYCQENPSAFSSFDFGYNGAERIQSVNHMEGLTKTGEENLFESVTDKKIKQPNGFCDNYSAQQYGIIENVNKHNFQAKPQSGHYDPEEGPKHLDGLSQNTYQDLLESQGHFNSHRQGSGDSNVNSRVNRTQASCFSNNYMMGDLRHNQSFQQLGSSGFPLRSTHPFGHSVVPLLDSYDLFSYDDLSHLYPYFNDMMYGDNSFSGFVPTFGFQRPIKTRSGPASELHIRLEECYEQWRALEKERKKTELALAKNYPGKKVSSTNNTPIPRLTSNPSRVDRLIVDELREQARVVTLLGKMERLRSSPLHANISTALDRHLESIHIVQSRRKDEIVNASNRQRQGVPRCQDDRDVFALASAIKEMCVATRKARTTLWCALQMTLPKTASTAGQTDVEKALQDIVNCEDKVHESLNSSNPMNQRGEANKH, encoded by the exons ATGGAG CCGAAAGTCGCGTTCCGTGGAGGTGCGAATCGCTGCTGGAACCTCAGTGCGGACGCCAGCAGTCGACTAACAGATGTCTTCAACAACGTCATGCTGACGGGCTCCCCTTCCTTCTATGATTGCTACAAATCTCAG aatgaaGATAGTGTTGACCTAAGGCAGACCTGTGCTCCACTTTCTTCATCAACGGAATATGCAAGTTCTGTAGATTCTTCACTTTTCTATGCACCATGGTCTACATATGGAGATGATATTAAACAGCCCTCTAATTCTCAGATCAATGTAAAGAACAg gattcaaacagaaagaaatgacTACGGTAGTGAAACAGACTTATATGGACTTGTGTCTAACATTTTGGAAGAACAAGATAAATCACAGCCATACTTTGCTGAGGG GACCTGTTCCTCCAATTTAAAGTCAGTTTGGCCAATGAACACAAGCAGATTTGCAGATCACCATGACCTCTTAACAGAAACCAAAAGGCCAGTAGATACAGCCATCTCTCAGCAAGCTTTTTATACTGGTGAATCTGTGTCAGCAGTGGAAAAGCAGTACCTGCATAACAGTAATCTCATACCACAACAAAAAATAGATGAACTTTATCATGGATTCACTGGTTTAGACCTTGAAGAACAATGGATGTACCCCTCACGAAGTGATCATTCTAACTGTTACAATATTCAGACAAATGATACAGCTAAGACAGCATTTCAAGAATATCCATTTATCAAAAATTGTTTTACACCACAAACTGGTCTGTCTGACATCATGAAAGAATCAGGAGTTGATACTTACTCTTatggaagagagaaaatatgtGCTAAAGGTCTTGAAGCACCATTACAGCAAAAGAGGGCAGAgatatttctttcccaatttaaTAGGTACAGTGAAAATCCAGATTATTGTAGATACCCAGAATATGCTCATCCTAATAAGGCTAAGCTGAGTAAGTGTTTGAATTTTAGTGTCCAAGATAGTAAAAAATTAGCTAGTGCCACACCTGAAGCACCAACTGTAGAAGCAGACACCTACACCAAGTTATTTCAGGTAAAAccaacaaatcagaaaaaaatggaggAGACAATACCTGACCAGCAGAATTTCACATTTCCAAAAACTACACCACATCTGACAGAAAAACAGTTTGGAAAGGAAGCAGCATTTACTGCTGATTTTGGCTTAAAATCAGAATATGGACTAAAACCTCATACAACTTGTCCAGCTAATAATGATTTTGCTAATGTCACAGAAAAACAACAGTTTACTAAACCTGACCCCCCAAATTCTGAGTATTTTAAATCAGTGAATTTACTAGCAAATTCAGCAACATCTTCAGGAGGTATCAACTTAAACAGACCAACATGGATGAATGtccaaacaaaaaataacactCCTATTCTTTATCGAAATCAAGGTAACTTGATGAAATTAAATTCTCATTTAAGTGCAGCTTCAAAAGGTTCCAACCAGTCTTCAGATTTCCCCCAACTATCATCTACAAATTTAACCCCAAATAGCAATTTATTTCAGAAGTATTGCCAAGAAAACCCTTCAGCATTTTCTAGTTTTGATTTTGGTTACAATGGTGCAGAAAGAATCCAATCTGTCAATCACATGGAAGGACTGACAAAGACTGGAGAAGAAAATCTCTTTGAATCTGTTACcgataaaaaaataaagcagccaAATGGATTTTGTGATAACTATTCAGCTCAGCAGTATGGGATCAttgaaaatgtaaacaaacataATTTTCAAGCTAAGCCCCAAAGTGGACATTATGATCCTGAGGAAGGGCCAAAGCATTTAGATGGCTTATCTCAAAATACATATCAAGATCTGTTGGAGTCACAGGGTCATTTTAATAGCCACAGACAAGGAAGTGGAGACAGCAATGTTAATAGCCGTGTGAATCGCACACAGGCGTCatgtttttctaataattatatGATGGGAGATTTAAGGCATAATCAGAGTTTTCAACAACTTGGTTCAAGTGGGTTTCCACTAAGATCCACTCATCCATTTGGCCATTCAGTTGTTCCACTGTTGGATTCATATGATTTGTTTTCTTATGATGACTTAAGCCATTTATACCCATATTTTAATGATATGATGTATGGTGATAATTCCTTTTCTGGTTTCGTGCCAACTTTTGGATTTCAAAGACCAATTAAAACCCGCAGTGGACCAGCCAGTGAACTTCATATTCGTCTAGAAGAGTGCTATGAACAATGGAGAGCattagaaaaggagagaaaaaag ACTGAATTGGCCCTTGCGAAGAATTATCCAGGGAAAAAAGTGTCCAGTACTAACAATACTCCAATTCCACGGCTGACCTCCAACCCATCTAGAGTTGATCGGTTAATTGTGGATGAACTTCGAGAACAAGCCAGA GTTGTGACTCTACTGGGCAAAATGGAACGTCTTCGAAGCTCTCCCCTTCATGCCAATATCTCTACAGCTCTTGATAGACACTTGGAGTCCATTCACATTGTACAGTCACGTAGAAAGGATGAAATTGTTAATGCTTCAAATCGGCAAAGGCAAGGAGTTCCCAGATGCCAAGATGACAGAG ATGTTTTTGCGCTTGCTTCAGCAATTAAAGAGATGTGTGTAGCTACTCGGAAAGCACGTACTACCCTGTGGTGTGCACTGCAGATGACCTTGCCAAAAACAGCCAGTACAGCTGGCCAAACAGATGTAGAAAAGGCTTTACAAGATATAGTAAACTGTGAAGATAAAGTCCATGAAAGCCTAAATAGTAGCAATCCAATGAACCAGAGAGGTGAAGCAAACAAACATTAA
- the MEIOC gene encoding meiosis-specific coiled-coil domain-containing protein MEIOC isoform X2, translating to MEVSCGDPRTPPHPAGLREGLEPKVAFRGGANRCWNLSADASSRLTDVFNNVMLTGSPSFYDCYKSQNEDSVDLRQTCAPLSSSTEYASSVDSSLFYAPWSTYGDDIKQPSNSQINVKNRIQTERNDYGSETDLYGLVSNILEEQDKSQPYFAEGTCSSNLKSVWPMNTSRFADHHDLLTETKRPVDTAISQQAFYTGESVSAVEKQYLHNSNLIPQQKIDELYHGFTGLDLEEQWMYPSRSDHSNCYNIQTNDTAKTAFQEYPFIKNCFTPQTGLSDIMKESGVDTYSYGREKICAKGLEAPLQQKRAEIFLSQFNRYSENPDYCRYPEYAHPNKAKLSKCLNFSVQDSKKLASATPEAPTVEADTYTKLFQVKPTNQKKMEETIPDQQNFTFPKTTPHLTEKQFGKEAAFTADFGLKSEYGLKPHTTCPANNDFANVTEKQQFTKPDPPNSEYFKSVNLLANSATSSGGINLNRPTWMNVQTKNNTPILYRNQGNLMKLNSHLSAASKGSNQSSDFPQLSSTNLTPNSNLFQKYCQENPSAFSSFDFGYNGAERIQSVNHMEGLTKTGEENLFESVTDKKIKQPNGFCDNYSAQQYGIIENVNKHNFQAKPQSGHYDPEEGPKHLDGLSQNTYQDLLESQGHFNSHRQGSGDSNVNSRVNRTQASCFSNNYMMGDLRHNQSFQQLGSSGFPLRSTHPFGHSVVPLLDSYDLFSYDDLSHLYPYFNDMMYGDNSFSGFVPTFGFQRPIKTRSGPASELHIRLEECYEQWRALEKERKKTELALAKNYPGKKVSSTNNTPIPRLTSNPSRVDRLIVDELREQARVVTLLGKMERLRSSPLHANISTALDRHLESIHIVQSRRKDEIVNASNRQRQGVPRCQDDRDVFALASAIKEMCVATRKARTTLWCALQMTLPKTASTAGQTDVEKALQDIVNCEDKVHESLNSSNPMNQRGEANKH from the exons ATGGAGGTGAGCTGCGGAGACCCCCGCACGCCCCCTCACCCCGCAGGCCTGAGGGAGGGACTTGAG CCGAAAGTCGCGTTCCGTGGAGGTGCGAATCGCTGCTGGAACCTCAGTGCGGACGCCAGCAGTCGACTAACAGATGTCTTCAACAACGTCATGCTGACGGGCTCCCCTTCCTTCTATGATTGCTACAAATCTCAG aatgaaGATAGTGTTGACCTAAGGCAGACCTGTGCTCCACTTTCTTCATCAACGGAATATGCAAGTTCTGTAGATTCTTCACTTTTCTATGCACCATGGTCTACATATGGAGATGATATTAAACAGCCCTCTAATTCTCAGATCAATGTAAAGAACAg gattcaaacagaaagaaatgacTACGGTAGTGAAACAGACTTATATGGACTTGTGTCTAACATTTTGGAAGAACAAGATAAATCACAGCCATACTTTGCTGAGGG GACCTGTTCCTCCAATTTAAAGTCAGTTTGGCCAATGAACACAAGCAGATTTGCAGATCACCATGACCTCTTAACAGAAACCAAAAGGCCAGTAGATACAGCCATCTCTCAGCAAGCTTTTTATACTGGTGAATCTGTGTCAGCAGTGGAAAAGCAGTACCTGCATAACAGTAATCTCATACCACAACAAAAAATAGATGAACTTTATCATGGATTCACTGGTTTAGACCTTGAAGAACAATGGATGTACCCCTCACGAAGTGATCATTCTAACTGTTACAATATTCAGACAAATGATACAGCTAAGACAGCATTTCAAGAATATCCATTTATCAAAAATTGTTTTACACCACAAACTGGTCTGTCTGACATCATGAAAGAATCAGGAGTTGATACTTACTCTTatggaagagagaaaatatgtGCTAAAGGTCTTGAAGCACCATTACAGCAAAAGAGGGCAGAgatatttctttcccaatttaaTAGGTACAGTGAAAATCCAGATTATTGTAGATACCCAGAATATGCTCATCCTAATAAGGCTAAGCTGAGTAAGTGTTTGAATTTTAGTGTCCAAGATAGTAAAAAATTAGCTAGTGCCACACCTGAAGCACCAACTGTAGAAGCAGACACCTACACCAAGTTATTTCAGGTAAAAccaacaaatcagaaaaaaatggaggAGACAATACCTGACCAGCAGAATTTCACATTTCCAAAAACTACACCACATCTGACAGAAAAACAGTTTGGAAAGGAAGCAGCATTTACTGCTGATTTTGGCTTAAAATCAGAATATGGACTAAAACCTCATACAACTTGTCCAGCTAATAATGATTTTGCTAATGTCACAGAAAAACAACAGTTTACTAAACCTGACCCCCCAAATTCTGAGTATTTTAAATCAGTGAATTTACTAGCAAATTCAGCAACATCTTCAGGAGGTATCAACTTAAACAGACCAACATGGATGAATGtccaaacaaaaaataacactCCTATTCTTTATCGAAATCAAGGTAACTTGATGAAATTAAATTCTCATTTAAGTGCAGCTTCAAAAGGTTCCAACCAGTCTTCAGATTTCCCCCAACTATCATCTACAAATTTAACCCCAAATAGCAATTTATTTCAGAAGTATTGCCAAGAAAACCCTTCAGCATTTTCTAGTTTTGATTTTGGTTACAATGGTGCAGAAAGAATCCAATCTGTCAATCACATGGAAGGACTGACAAAGACTGGAGAAGAAAATCTCTTTGAATCTGTTACcgataaaaaaataaagcagccaAATGGATTTTGTGATAACTATTCAGCTCAGCAGTATGGGATCAttgaaaatgtaaacaaacataATTTTCAAGCTAAGCCCCAAAGTGGACATTATGATCCTGAGGAAGGGCCAAAGCATTTAGATGGCTTATCTCAAAATACATATCAAGATCTGTTGGAGTCACAGGGTCATTTTAATAGCCACAGACAAGGAAGTGGAGACAGCAATGTTAATAGCCGTGTGAATCGCACACAGGCGTCatgtttttctaataattatatGATGGGAGATTTAAGGCATAATCAGAGTTTTCAACAACTTGGTTCAAGTGGGTTTCCACTAAGATCCACTCATCCATTTGGCCATTCAGTTGTTCCACTGTTGGATTCATATGATTTGTTTTCTTATGATGACTTAAGCCATTTATACCCATATTTTAATGATATGATGTATGGTGATAATTCCTTTTCTGGTTTCGTGCCAACTTTTGGATTTCAAAGACCAATTAAAACCCGCAGTGGACCAGCCAGTGAACTTCATATTCGTCTAGAAGAGTGCTATGAACAATGGAGAGCattagaaaaggagagaaaaaag ACTGAATTGGCCCTTGCGAAGAATTATCCAGGGAAAAAAGTGTCCAGTACTAACAATACTCCAATTCCACGGCTGACCTCCAACCCATCTAGAGTTGATCGGTTAATTGTGGATGAACTTCGAGAACAAGCCAGA GTTGTGACTCTACTGGGCAAAATGGAACGTCTTCGAAGCTCTCCCCTTCATGCCAATATCTCTACAGCTCTTGATAGACACTTGGAGTCCATTCACATTGTACAGTCACGTAGAAAGGATGAAATTGTTAATGCTTCAAATCGGCAAAGGCAAGGAGTTCCCAGATGCCAAGATGACAGAG ATGTTTTTGCGCTTGCTTCAGCAATTAAAGAGATGTGTGTAGCTACTCGGAAAGCACGTACTACCCTGTGGTGTGCACTGCAGATGACCTTGCCAAAAACAGCCAGTACAGCTGGCCAAACAGATGTAGAAAAGGCTTTACAAGATATAGTAAACTGTGAAGATAAAGTCCATGAAAGCCTAAATAGTAGCAATCCAATGAACCAGAGAGGTGAAGCAAACAAACATTAA